One stretch of Streptomyces sp. A2-16 DNA includes these proteins:
- a CDS encoding creatininase family protein, producing MSGSGTRSAAYGLLPTDTTEDVRTRGAGVSTQVAVLPVGSFEQHGPYLPLATDTLVACAVAREIAAAYPVHLLPPVTISCSHEHAAWPGTVSISSVTLHSVVRDIAASLRRSGVEALVVVNGHGGNYVLGNVVQEASAEGARMALFPAAEDWEAARTEAGVLTSLLTDMHAGEIETSILLHTHPECLRPGYETSDFVADDRRHLLTLGMSGYTDSGVIGRPSLGSAEKGKALLESLAASFGTYFSMLTESDAGDAADAE from the coding sequence ATGAGCGGTTCGGGAACACGGTCGGCGGCATACGGTCTGTTGCCGACGGACACTACGGAAGACGTACGGACACGGGGGGCGGGCGTCTCAACACAGGTCGCCGTCCTTCCGGTCGGGAGCTTCGAACAACACGGCCCGTACCTTCCCCTGGCGACCGACACCCTGGTCGCCTGTGCCGTGGCGCGGGAGATCGCCGCGGCGTACCCGGTGCATCTCCTGCCTCCGGTGACGATCTCCTGCTCGCACGAGCACGCGGCCTGGCCGGGGACCGTCAGCATCTCCTCCGTCACCCTTCACTCGGTGGTACGGGACATAGCGGCCTCGCTGCGCCGCTCGGGCGTCGAGGCCCTGGTGGTGGTCAACGGACACGGGGGGAACTACGTGCTGGGCAACGTCGTCCAGGAGGCCTCCGCCGAGGGTGCGCGGATGGCGCTCTTCCCGGCCGCGGAGGACTGGGAGGCCGCCCGTACCGAGGCGGGAGTGCTCACCTCGCTCCTCACCGACATGCACGCCGGGGAAATCGAGACCTCCATTCTTCTGCACACTCACCCGGAATGTCTCCGCCCCGGTTACGAGACCTCCGATTTCGTCGCGGACGACCGTCGTCATCTCCTCACCCTCGGCATGTCCGGTTACACCGATTCCGGTGTCATCGGGCGCCCTTCGCTGGGCTCGGCGGAAAAAGGGAAAGCCTTGCTGGAGAGCCTCGCGGCGTCCTTCGGCACGTATTTCTCGATGCTGACCGAATCCGACGCGGGGGACGCGGCCGACGCCGAGTAG
- the ribA gene encoding GTP cyclohydrolase II produces the protein MTDNVGVLGKKASQRTGVERVVNAPLPTVYGKFQAVGYLDHDRGDEQVALVHGDIGSDDVLVRLHSECLTGDAFGSQHCECGDQLDAALRAVVKEGSGIVVYLRGHEGRGIGLLAKLRAMALQAEGLDTVEANLALGLPVDSRDYGVAAGIFQDLGVNSVRLMSNNPRKREALQRHGIKVAETVPLLITPCESNITYLRTKRERLDHVLPHLDAVAHLS, from the coding sequence ATGACAGATAACGTTGGCGTCCTCGGCAAGAAGGCATCACAGCGCACCGGTGTGGAACGCGTGGTGAATGCCCCGCTGCCCACCGTGTACGGGAAATTCCAGGCGGTCGGTTACCTCGATCACGACCGCGGTGACGAACAAGTCGCCCTGGTCCACGGTGACATAGGTTCCGACGACGTCCTCGTGCGCCTGCATTCCGAGTGCCTGACCGGTGACGCGTTCGGCTCCCAGCACTGCGAGTGCGGCGACCAACTGGATGCCGCGCTGCGGGCCGTGGTCAAGGAGGGCAGCGGCATCGTCGTGTACCTGCGCGGCCACGAGGGCCGGGGCATAGGCCTGCTCGCCAAGCTGCGCGCGATGGCGCTCCAGGCGGAGGGCCTGGACACCGTCGAGGCGAACCTCGCGCTCGGCCTGCCGGTGGACTCCCGCGACTACGGCGTCGCCGCCGGGATCTTCCAGGACCTGGGCGTGAACTCGGTCCGTCTGATGTCCAACAACCCGCGCAAGCGCGAGGCGCTGCAGCGGCACGGCATCAAGGTCGCCGAGACGGTGCCGCTGCTGATCACGCCGTGCGAGAGCAACATCACCTATCTGCGCACCAAGCGGGAGCGGCTGGACCACGTCCTGCCCCATCTGGACGCGGTGGCCCACCTGTCCTGA
- a CDS encoding ornithine cyclodeaminase family protein, with amino-acid sequence MTDDVLFLSGEQVTRLLDVDRAIASQRAAFTALGSGTADLPAKIMHPSRFDDSVVFAYVSRLSADSGAVAKFGSVNPGNAAAGLPTIHAVVSVLDPVTGRLAAVMDGAAVTTLRTAAASAVAVDVLATPDSTRLAVLGSGTQALAHVRAISRVRPLTSVRLWSPTPRHRARAARELADLGLPAEAAGSAEEAVTGASLVAACTLSSTPVVRGEWLAPGCTVVSVGSFEPTRREVDTEVLRRAVLSGAVVVDDPATAAEHAGPVVDALRTGLLTEPLGLGDVLTGRAAARTAPGDLVYYNSVGLGIQDAAAAAAVVRAAKEERR; translated from the coding sequence ATGACCGACGACGTCCTCTTCCTCTCCGGAGAGCAGGTCACCCGCCTGCTCGACGTGGACAGGGCCATCGCCTCGCAGCGCGCGGCCTTCACCGCGCTCGGCTCCGGGACGGCCGACCTGCCGGCGAAGATCATGCATCCGAGCCGCTTCGACGACAGCGTCGTCTTCGCGTACGTCTCCCGGCTCTCCGCCGACTCCGGGGCCGTCGCGAAGTTCGGCAGCGTCAACCCGGGCAACGCGGCGGCCGGACTGCCCACGATCCACGCCGTGGTGTCGGTGCTCGACCCCGTGACCGGCCGCCTGGCCGCCGTCATGGACGGTGCCGCCGTGACCACCCTGCGCACGGCCGCCGCGAGCGCCGTCGCCGTCGACGTGCTCGCCACCCCCGACAGCACCCGGCTCGCCGTCCTGGGCTCGGGCACCCAGGCCCTGGCCCATGTGCGGGCGATCTCCCGGGTGCGGCCCCTGACCTCCGTACGGCTGTGGAGCCCGACCCCGCGCCACCGCGCCCGCGCCGCCCGGGAGCTGGCGGACCTCGGCCTGCCCGCCGAAGCGGCCGGCAGCGCCGAGGAGGCCGTGACCGGTGCGTCCCTGGTCGCGGCCTGCACGCTCAGCAGTACACCGGTCGTGCGCGGGGAGTGGCTCGCTCCCGGCTGCACGGTGGTGAGCGTGGGATCCTTCGAACCCACCCGCCGCGAGGTGGACACCGAAGTGCTGCGGCGAGCGGTGCTCTCGGGGGCCGTCGTCGTGGACGACCCGGCGACCGCGGCGGAGCACGCCGGACCGGTCGTGGACGCCCTGCGGACGGGTCTGCTGACCGAGCCCCTCGGTCTGGGCGACGTACTGACCGGACGCGCGGCGGCCCGGACCGCCCCCGGCGACCTCGTGTACTACAACAGCGTCGGCCTCGGCATCCAGGACGCCGCCGCGGCCGCGGCCGTGGTGCGGGCCGCGAAGGAGGAGCGCCGGTGA
- a CDS encoding FAD-binding oxidoreductase produces MTTRTAEVVVIGGGVIGTSIARHLARAGVPDVVLVERDELASGSTSKAAGGVRAQFSDELNIRLGARSLEAFSRFEEETGHDIGLHRVGYLFLLSTPEEVTSFEASVRLQNSLGVPSRMIDPAEAQRLSPLITTDGLLAAAFSPEDGHCTPESVVHGYAADARRHGATILRHTEVTGIERHGDDITAVTTTKGRIATGTVICAAGAWSRAVGAMAGVDLPVEPLRRQIAVTEPVEGLPPDLPMTIDFTSSLYFHGEGPGLLLGMSDPDERPGFDTTTHDRWIPRLADAMQHRAPALLDLRRTGGWAGLYELTPDHNALIGEATSVSRLLYATGFSGHGFLQGPAVGEVVRDLYLGRVPFVDISPLSAGRFAADAPRPEANRV; encoded by the coding sequence GTGACCACACGCACGGCCGAGGTCGTCGTCATCGGCGGCGGCGTCATCGGCACGAGCATCGCCCGCCACCTGGCCCGCGCGGGCGTACCCGACGTGGTGCTCGTCGAGCGGGACGAACTGGCCTCCGGTTCCACCTCCAAGGCCGCGGGCGGGGTGCGGGCGCAGTTCTCCGACGAGCTCAACATCCGGCTCGGAGCGCGCAGCCTGGAGGCGTTCAGCCGCTTCGAGGAGGAGACCGGACACGACATCGGGCTGCACCGGGTCGGCTATCTCTTCCTGCTGTCGACGCCCGAGGAGGTGACCTCCTTCGAGGCGAGCGTGCGGCTCCAGAACTCCCTCGGTGTCCCCAGTCGCATGATCGACCCGGCCGAGGCACAGCGGCTCTCCCCGCTCATCACCACCGACGGACTGCTCGCCGCCGCCTTCTCGCCCGAGGACGGCCACTGCACCCCCGAATCCGTAGTCCACGGCTACGCGGCCGACGCCCGCCGCCACGGCGCGACGATCCTGCGGCACACCGAGGTCACCGGCATCGAACGGCACGGCGACGACATCACCGCCGTCACGACGACCAAGGGCCGGATCGCCACCGGCACGGTGATCTGCGCGGCCGGCGCCTGGTCGCGGGCCGTCGGCGCCATGGCCGGCGTGGACCTGCCGGTCGAACCGCTGCGCCGCCAGATCGCGGTCACCGAACCCGTCGAGGGACTGCCCCCCGACCTCCCCATGACCATCGACTTCACCAGCAGCCTCTACTTCCACGGCGAGGGCCCCGGCCTCCTCCTCGGCATGTCCGACCCCGACGAGAGGCCCGGCTTCGACACCACCACCCACGACCGCTGGATCCCCCGCCTGGCCGACGCCATGCAACACCGCGCCCCCGCCCTCCTCGACCTGCGCCGCACCGGCGGCTGGGCCGGCCTGTACGAGCTCACCCCCGACCACAACGCCCTGATCGGCGAGGCGACTTCGGTCTCCCGCCTGCTGTACGCGACCGGCTTCTCCGGCCACGGATTCCTCCAGGGACCGGCCGTCGGCGAGGTCGTCCGCGACCTGTACCTCGGCCGCGTACCCTTCGTGGACATCAGCCCGCTCAGCGCCGGCCGGTTCGCGGCCGACGCCCCGCGCCCGGAGGCCAACCGCGTATGA
- a CDS encoding saccharopine dehydrogenase: MTELHLWLRHEVRSTERRTPLVPSDARRLVDGGVTLTVEDSPQRIFPIEQYEAAGCGVAPAGSWASRAPRDAVVVGLKELPDEPAALTHRHVFFGHAYKQQPGAAELLRRFAAGGGALLDLEYLVDDHGRRLAAFGYWAGYLGAALAVLQHRGRLVAPLTPTSREELEEALRPAAGDEEFTALVIGALGRSGRGARVALQAAGIEPTCWDLDETRDLDRPALLAHDVLVNCVLATSPIPPFVREADLDDPARRLRTLSDVTCDVGSPLNVLPVYDRVTEWAEPVRRLHKEPPLDLIAIDNLPSLLPEESSVGFSGSLLPLLLEFGVGGPWGRCLDRFRQACRELGIEEGEFRSV, encoded by the coding sequence ATGACCGAGCTCCATCTGTGGCTGCGCCACGAGGTCCGTTCCACCGAGCGACGCACGCCCCTCGTGCCGTCCGACGCCCGACGGCTCGTCGACGGCGGCGTGACCCTCACCGTCGAGGACTCCCCGCAGCGGATCTTCCCGATCGAGCAGTACGAGGCGGCCGGCTGCGGTGTCGCGCCCGCCGGTTCCTGGGCTTCCCGGGCGCCGCGGGACGCCGTGGTCGTGGGCCTGAAGGAGCTCCCCGACGAACCCGCCGCCCTGACCCACCGGCACGTCTTCTTCGGGCACGCCTACAAGCAGCAGCCCGGCGCCGCGGAGCTGCTGCGCCGGTTCGCCGCCGGGGGAGGAGCCCTCCTCGACCTGGAGTACCTGGTCGACGACCACGGCCGCAGGCTCGCCGCGTTCGGCTACTGGGCCGGGTATCTGGGTGCCGCGCTGGCCGTGCTCCAGCACCGGGGCAGGCTCGTCGCACCCCTCACGCCGACCTCACGGGAGGAGCTGGAGGAGGCGCTGCGGCCCGCCGCCGGCGACGAGGAGTTCACGGCGCTGGTGATCGGGGCCCTGGGTCGCAGCGGCCGGGGCGCCCGCGTCGCGCTGCAGGCCGCAGGGATCGAGCCGACCTGCTGGGACCTCGACGAGACCCGTGACCTCGACCGCCCCGCCCTCCTCGCCCACGACGTACTGGTGAACTGCGTCCTCGCCACCAGCCCGATCCCGCCCTTCGTCCGCGAGGCGGACCTCGACGACCCCGCCCGCCGGCTGCGCACCCTCTCCGACGTCACCTGCGACGTCGGCTCGCCCCTGAACGTCCTGCCGGTCTACGACCGCGTCACCGAGTGGGCCGAGCCGGTCCGCCGGCTGCACAAGGAGCCCCCGCTCGACCTCATCGCCATCGACAACCTGCCGTCCCTGCTCCCGGAGGAGTCCAGCGTCGGCTTCTCGGGCTCCCTGCTGCCCCTGCTGCTGGAGTTCGGGGTCGGCGGCCCGTGGGGGCGCTGTCTGGACCGTTTCCGTCAGGCGTGCCGTGAACTCGGCATCGAGGAAGGGGAGTTCCGAAGTGTCTGA